In Corynebacterium ulcerans, one genomic interval encodes:
- a CDS encoding four-carbon acid sugar kinase family protein, with translation MTLYQLSELTEGCPAPLNIHASTVKQAIAAHNVLVVLDDDPTGTQSVAHLPVLTRWEQEDFAWALAQDTPAIYVMTNSRSFNPDQAAAINVSVAEAAYAAAEAAGKRPIFVSRSDSTLRGHFPLEPDTLAGVVEKHEGPVDGYIIVPAFGDAGRITVDSVHYAGNAATGFQPVGETEFARDATFGYSASRLPEWVEEKTTGAVPASDVLRITLHTIRSDANAIAEKLLQATHRQPIVADIVDEHDLRALSLGILQAERMGKRFIYRVGPPFVRARIGQDIPEVLSAETIAASRHVPATVPGGLIVVGSHVPTTTRQLNHLLQASSPAVIELDVRSVLADDSERYLDHLHTQLLQAIRKDNVVFHTSRELVTGATGEESLSIARKVSQALVSAVNRIVHEVTPRFVVAKGGITSSDVASQGLEMTKAMVIGPMQPGIISLWSTAEGPAAGVPYIVFAGNVGTDSSLADVVSTLSQD, from the coding sequence ATGACCCTCTACCAGCTTTCGGAACTCACCGAAGGGTGCCCCGCACCGCTCAACATCCATGCCAGCACAGTCAAACAAGCAATAGCAGCACACAACGTGCTTGTCGTTCTCGATGATGACCCCACTGGCACCCAGTCAGTAGCGCATCTACCTGTACTCACTCGCTGGGAACAAGAAGACTTCGCATGGGCACTCGCCCAGGACACCCCGGCTATCTACGTCATGACCAATTCACGGTCATTCAACCCAGATCAAGCAGCAGCCATCAATGTCTCCGTCGCAGAGGCAGCCTATGCCGCCGCCGAAGCTGCGGGGAAACGCCCCATCTTTGTCTCTCGTAGTGACTCCACTCTCCGAGGCCATTTTCCTTTGGAACCGGACACGCTTGCCGGAGTCGTCGAAAAGCATGAAGGACCGGTAGACGGCTACATTATTGTTCCAGCATTCGGCGACGCGGGACGCATTACCGTCGATTCTGTCCACTACGCCGGAAACGCTGCCACAGGTTTTCAGCCCGTGGGAGAAACTGAGTTCGCCCGCGATGCCACCTTTGGTTATTCCGCCTCCCGTTTACCTGAATGGGTTGAGGAGAAAACCACAGGCGCCGTCCCAGCATCCGACGTTCTTCGCATTACATTGCACACAATAAGATCCGATGCCAACGCCATCGCAGAGAAACTTCTCCAGGCAACTCATCGCCAACCCATCGTGGCTGACATCGTCGATGAACATGATCTCCGCGCACTATCTTTAGGAATCCTGCAGGCAGAACGCATGGGGAAGCGATTCATCTACCGCGTGGGACCACCCTTTGTCCGGGCTCGCATCGGGCAGGACATTCCCGAGGTACTCAGTGCAGAAACAATCGCGGCCTCGCGTCATGTCCCCGCCACCGTACCAGGCGGGCTCATCGTGGTCGGATCACATGTGCCCACCACCACGCGACAACTTAACCACCTGCTGCAGGCTTCTTCCCCCGCCGTCATCGAGTTAGACGTCCGCTCAGTGCTGGCAGACGATTCCGAACGCTATCTTGATCACCTTCACACCCAGCTACTTCAGGCAATAAGGAAAGATAACGTTGTCTTCCACACCTCGCGCGAACTGGTGACCGGAGCAACCGGCGAGGAATCTCTCTCCATTGCGCGCAAAGTCTCTCAAGCACTTGTCTCTGCGGTCAATCGCATAGTTCATGAGGTGACGCCTCGGTTTGTGGTTGCTAAAGGCGGCATTACGTCCTCAGATGTCGCCTCGCAAGGACTAGAAATGACCAAAGCAATGGTCATTGGCCCGATGCAGCCGGGAATCATCTCGCTGTGGTCCACAGCAGAAGGTCCTGCGGCAGGCGTGCCCTACATCGTCTTTGCCGGCAATGTGGGCACAGACTCCTCACTAGCCGATGTAGTTTCTACCCTCTCTCAAGACTAA
- a CDS encoding NAD(P)-dependent oxidoreductase: MSLIITVVGLGAMGLPMATNLAHDFTVRGVDVAQPRIELGKAAGLDTFQSAHQAAAGSDVVLLAVRNEEQLIDALFGHGNIAAALKPGAVVLLTSTVGITAVEKAADRLESLGIDVVDAPISGGPIRAGSGELLVTVGAKPEVVARIRPVLEAMSSHLVIVGDRPGKGQALKTVNQLLCGVHIAAAGEALALADRLGLDPKAALDALMGGAAASFMLGDRGPRMLEAYSEEGPEVRSRLDIFVKDMGIVTAAAKSAGIGVPLAAAAEQQYLAGLARGKGAHDDSTIIQVVAPTQAHETRSKQ, encoded by the coding sequence ATGTCTCTCATCATTACCGTTGTCGGCTTGGGCGCTATGGGACTCCCCATGGCCACCAACCTCGCCCATGATTTCACTGTCCGAGGCGTCGACGTTGCACAACCCCGCATCGAGCTAGGTAAAGCCGCCGGATTGGATACCTTCCAGTCGGCGCATCAGGCAGCCGCAGGGTCTGATGTGGTTTTGCTTGCTGTTCGCAATGAGGAGCAGCTTATCGACGCCCTCTTCGGCCACGGCAACATCGCCGCAGCACTCAAACCCGGCGCGGTCGTACTTCTAACCTCCACCGTGGGCATCACGGCCGTTGAAAAAGCTGCCGACCGGCTTGAATCGCTAGGAATCGACGTTGTCGACGCCCCCATCTCCGGCGGACCCATACGCGCAGGAAGTGGGGAGCTGCTTGTCACGGTAGGTGCCAAGCCTGAGGTGGTTGCCCGCATCAGGCCGGTGCTCGAAGCCATGTCCTCCCACTTGGTGATTGTTGGCGATCGTCCAGGAAAAGGACAAGCACTCAAAACCGTCAATCAGCTTTTATGCGGAGTCCATATTGCAGCCGCAGGCGAGGCATTAGCGCTGGCCGACCGGCTAGGACTCGACCCCAAGGCCGCCCTCGATGCCCTCATGGGCGGTGCCGCAGCCTCCTTTATGCTTGGCGACCGCGGCCCCCGCATGCTGGAAGCCTATTCGGAGGAGGGGCCCGAAGTCCGCAGCCGCCTCGACATCTTTGTCAAAGACATGGGCATTGTCACCGCCGCGGCAAAATCTGCAGGTATTGGCGTGCCGCTAGCCGCAGCAGCCGAGCAGCAATACCTAGCTGGCCTGGCACGCGGGAAAGGCGCGCACGACGATTCCACGATTATCCAGGTTGTCGCTCCTACCCAGGCGCATGAGACGAGGAGTAAACAATAA
- a CDS encoding FadR/GntR family transcriptional regulator, whose translation MRTDLVTQGIEKIMDAIADGTFRPGDALPPETNLAAYLDVSRPTMREVVRTLADRGVVEVVHGRGTFVTPINQWNYVRSRMDVISRSLDPKTIGIYLTEVRRMIEVGSSGLAAARATEADIEKMKQALADYDAATERGDVAATTDADVAFHTALLESTGNPFVSALMIPLAGALAESRRKTNAVDEVRKRASRHHHAILDAVIARDEQAAKDAMRAHMTQTFDDISTFLPGSMG comes from the coding sequence GTGCGCACCGATCTGGTCACTCAAGGCATCGAGAAAATAATGGACGCCATCGCAGATGGCACGTTCCGCCCTGGCGACGCCCTTCCGCCGGAAACAAACCTAGCCGCCTACCTGGACGTTTCACGTCCCACGATGCGCGAGGTGGTGCGAACCCTGGCAGACCGCGGAGTCGTGGAGGTAGTCCATGGACGCGGCACCTTTGTCACCCCCATCAACCAGTGGAATTATGTGCGCTCCCGCATGGACGTGATTTCGCGCAGCTTAGACCCCAAAACCATCGGAATTTACCTCACGGAAGTCCGACGCATGATCGAAGTCGGTTCATCGGGACTGGCCGCGGCCCGCGCCACCGAGGCGGATATTGAAAAGATGAAGCAGGCGCTTGCTGATTACGATGCTGCCACCGAACGTGGCGACGTCGCAGCCACCACCGACGCAGACGTTGCTTTTCATACCGCGCTACTTGAGTCCACGGGAAACCCCTTCGTCTCAGCGCTCATGATCCCGCTGGCGGGTGCCTTAGCGGAATCGCGACGCAAGACCAATGCCGTGGATGAGGTCCGTAAGCGCGCGAGCAGACATCACCATGCGATCTTAGATGCCGTTATTGCAAGAGATGAGCAAGCTGCCAAAGACGCCATGCGCGCGCATATGACTCAAACCTTCGACGACATTTCTACGTTCTTACCAGGATCGATGGGCTAA